The following proteins are encoded in a genomic region of Micromonospora olivasterospora:
- a CDS encoding ACT domain-containing protein: MLDVALLPGEYAVCRLTADAALRPALWGELGDGEVVSVSWSADGISVICPATRAPAEVETDWRCLRVVGPVGLAVTGTLAALVDPLAQARVNAVAFSTYDTDHVLVPAVRLDEATAALRRAGHRVLD; encoded by the coding sequence ATGCTCGATGTCGCTCTGCTGCCGGGGGAGTACGCGGTGTGCCGGCTGACCGCCGACGCCGCCCTCCGGCCGGCCCTCTGGGGCGAGCTGGGCGACGGCGAGGTGGTGAGCGTGAGCTGGTCCGCCGACGGGATCTCGGTGATCTGCCCGGCCACCCGTGCCCCGGCCGAGGTCGAGACCGACTGGCGGTGCCTGCGGGTCGTCGGGCCGGTCGGCCTGGCGGTGACGGGCACCCTCGCCGCGCTGGTCGACCCGCTGGCTCAGGCCCGGGTCAACGCGGTGGCGTTCTCCACCTACGACACCGACCACGTGCTCGTGCCGGCCGTACGGTTGGACGAGGCGACGGCCGCACTGCGCCGCGCCGGCCACCGCGTCCTCGACTGA
- a CDS encoding AIM24 family protein, translating into MRSALFSAENLEKESAQPGMRLQNSKMLKIELNGEAMARVGSMVAYQGQVQFQALGSGGLGKFIKQKLTGEGVPLMKLTGRGDVFLAELAKDVHIIDLEPGDALSINGSSVLAFDSTLQYDVRMVGGAGMAASGLFNCVFTGYGRIAITTKGTPVVLNVDAPTYVDPQAAVCWSANLQTGYHRAEQLGLGTLLGRSTGEAFTMSFAGQGFVVVQPSEEPPMRGSGDQQQQGGLLGGLLS; encoded by the coding sequence ATGCGCAGCGCGCTGTTCTCGGCAGAGAACCTGGAGAAGGAGTCCGCCCAGCCCGGCATGCGGCTGCAGAACTCCAAGATGTTGAAGATCGAGCTCAACGGCGAGGCGATGGCCCGCGTCGGGTCGATGGTCGCCTACCAGGGGCAGGTGCAGTTCCAGGCGCTCGGCTCCGGCGGGCTGGGCAAGTTCATCAAGCAGAAGCTCACCGGCGAGGGCGTCCCGCTGATGAAGCTCACCGGCCGCGGCGACGTCTTCCTCGCCGAGCTGGCCAAGGACGTACACATCATCGACCTGGAACCGGGCGACGCCCTTTCCATCAACGGCTCCAGCGTGCTGGCCTTCGACTCCACCCTCCAGTACGACGTCCGCATGGTCGGCGGCGCCGGCATGGCCGCGTCCGGCCTGTTCAACTGCGTGTTCACCGGCTACGGCCGGATCGCGATCACGACCAAGGGCACCCCGGTGGTGCTCAACGTCGACGCTCCCACGTACGTGGACCCGCAGGCCGCCGTCTGCTGGTCGGCCAACCTCCAGACCGGCTACCACCGCGCCGAGCAACTCGGCCTGGGCACGCTGCTCGGCCGCTCCACGGGCGAGGCGTTCACGATGAGCTTCGCTGGGCAGGGCTTCGTGGTGGTGCAGCCCTCGGAGGAGCCGCCGATGAGGGGCAGCGGTGACCAGCAACAGCAGGGCGGTCTGCTCGGTGGCCTCCTGAGCTGA
- a CDS encoding metallopeptidase family protein, with the protein MEMSRERFEELVGEALDEVPEELLGLMSNVVILVEDDPPPGDDDLLGLYEGHALTERGWDYAGVLPDRILIYRRPILRICDSEEDVVDEVAVTVVHEIAHHFGIDDDRLHDLGWA; encoded by the coding sequence GTGGAGATGAGCCGGGAGCGCTTCGAGGAACTGGTGGGCGAGGCCCTCGACGAGGTGCCCGAGGAGCTGCTCGGGCTGATGAGCAACGTGGTGATCCTGGTCGAGGACGACCCACCCCCCGGCGACGACGACCTGCTCGGCCTCTACGAGGGGCACGCCCTCACCGAGCGTGGCTGGGACTACGCCGGGGTCCTGCCCGACCGCATCCTCATCTACCGCCGTCCCATCCTGCGGATCTGCGACAGCGAGGAGGACGTCGTCGACGAGGTGGCCGTGACGGTGGTGCACGAGATCGCCCACCACTTCGGCATCGACGACGACCGACTGCACGACCTGGGCTGGGCCTGA
- a CDS encoding HAD family hydrolase produces MTRPGLPKLIATDLDGTLVRTDETVSAYTHGVLDRVRAAGIPVVGATGRGPRLTELTRNDIRAADYLVMAGGGRVVDQSDPAGPVVLRDERLAGEVLARLLADLEAEVGPLTVMVEASDEHDAPLWGDHDPSWPYPDRWEARTRDECLAGNVIKAFARTADHHVDVLLETARRIVPPEVATLTQAGLGFVEICPPGVDKASGLSVVAQRLGVDPAEVLVFGDMPNDLPMFEWAGWARVAVANAHPLVRAAADEVTLRNDDDGVAIYLDRLLSR; encoded by the coding sequence ATGACCCGCCCGGGGCTGCCCAAGCTGATCGCCACCGACCTCGACGGCACGTTGGTCCGCACCGACGAGACCGTCTCCGCGTACACCCACGGGGTGCTCGACCGGGTGCGGGCCGCCGGCATTCCGGTGGTCGGGGCGACCGGTCGCGGGCCCCGGCTCACCGAGCTGACCCGCAACGACATCCGCGCCGCGGACTACCTGGTGATGGCCGGCGGCGGCCGGGTGGTCGACCAGAGCGACCCGGCCGGGCCGGTGGTGCTGCGCGACGAACGGCTGGCCGGCGAGGTGCTGGCCCGACTGCTGGCCGACCTGGAGGCCGAGGTCGGCCCGCTGACCGTGATGGTCGAGGCGTCCGACGAGCACGACGCCCCGCTGTGGGGCGACCACGACCCGAGCTGGCCGTACCCGGACCGGTGGGAGGCCCGCACCCGCGACGAGTGCCTGGCCGGCAACGTGATCAAGGCGTTCGCGCGGACGGCCGACCACCACGTGGACGTCCTGCTGGAGACCGCCCGTCGGATCGTCCCGCCGGAGGTCGCCACGCTCACCCAGGCCGGGCTCGGCTTCGTCGAGATCTGCCCGCCGGGGGTGGACAAGGCGTCCGGGCTGAGCGTGGTGGCGCAGCGGCTCGGGGTCGACCCGGCCGAGGTGCTGGTCTTCGGGGACATGCCCAACGACCTGCCGATGTTCGAGTGGGCCGGCTGGGCCCGGGTGGCCGTGGCGAACGCGCACCCGCTGGTCCGGGCCGCCGCCGACGAGGTGACCCTGCGCAACGACGACGACGGCGTCGCGATCTACCTGGACCGACTACTCTCCCGGTGA
- a CDS encoding HAD family hydrolase — MGETPRLVASDIDGTLLDDERTISPRTRDVLARLAARGTPVVLVTGRPIRWLELVYEQLTEPLPAICANGAVVYDPATDEVLRADPLAPDLLAEVARRLRAEVPGVSFAVEIVDSREMRHEAHYPLRWDADTDLIRAIESPEELHSAPAVKLLARAGEQDPDAFVQVVAGALRGLAEATHSSYSGLVEISAAGVTKAAGLAWYCARLGVDERDVLAFGDMPNDVPMLTWAGRGVAVANAHPAVLEIADEVTAANSEDGVAAYLEKVFGVG; from the coding sequence ATGGGAGAGACGCCACGGCTGGTAGCCAGCGACATCGACGGCACGCTGCTCGACGACGAGCGGACGATCAGCCCGCGCACCCGGGACGTGCTGGCCCGGCTGGCCGCGCGCGGCACGCCGGTCGTGCTGGTCACCGGCCGTCCCATCCGCTGGCTCGAGCTGGTGTACGAGCAGCTGACCGAGCCGCTGCCGGCGATCTGCGCGAACGGCGCGGTGGTGTACGACCCGGCCACCGACGAGGTGCTGCGGGCCGACCCGCTGGCGCCGGACCTACTCGCCGAGGTGGCCCGCCGGCTGCGTGCCGAGGTGCCCGGAGTGAGCTTCGCGGTGGAGATCGTGGACAGCCGCGAGATGCGGCACGAGGCGCACTACCCGCTGCGCTGGGACGCCGACACCGACCTGATCAGGGCGATCGAGTCGCCGGAGGAGCTGCACTCGGCGCCTGCGGTGAAGCTGCTGGCCCGGGCCGGCGAGCAGGATCCGGACGCGTTCGTCCAGGTGGTGGCCGGGGCGCTGCGCGGGCTTGCCGAGGCGACCCACTCATCGTACTCGGGGCTGGTGGAGATCTCGGCGGCGGGCGTCACGAAGGCGGCGGGCCTGGCCTGGTACTGCGCCCGGCTCGGGGTGGACGAGCGGGACGTGCTGGCGTTCGGGGACATGCCGAACGACGTGCCGATGCTGACCTGGGCCGGGCGCGGGGTGGCGGTGGCCAACGCGCACCCCGCCGTCCTGGAGATCGCCGACGAGGTCACGGCGGCGAACTCGGAGGACGGCGTGGCGGCGTACCTGGAAAAGGTCTTCGGGGTGGGGTGA
- a CDS encoding bacterial proteasome activator family protein gives MERMTEAHSAGHNDEPGHDGTGHSGTVVVVGPDGRPVGTVQTDEGAGEDPTRLVEQPAKVMRIGSMIKQLLEEVKAAPLDDASRHRMREIHERSIVELKEGLAPELREELERISLPFTEDKAPSESELRIAHAQLVGWLEGLFHGIQAALVAQQMAARVQLEQMRSGRAALPSGPGGMIPGMPGMGQPQGGEGHGTGQYL, from the coding sequence ATGGAACGCATGACCGAAGCGCATTCCGCTGGACACAACGACGAGCCGGGCCACGACGGCACCGGTCACTCCGGCACCGTGGTGGTGGTCGGCCCGGACGGCCGGCCCGTCGGCACGGTGCAGACCGACGAGGGCGCGGGCGAGGACCCGACCCGCCTGGTCGAGCAGCCGGCCAAGGTGATGCGGATCGGCAGCATGATCAAGCAGTTGCTGGAGGAGGTCAAGGCGGCGCCGCTGGACGACGCCAGCCGGCACCGGATGCGGGAGATCCACGAGCGGTCGATCGTCGAGCTGAAGGAGGGCCTGGCCCCCGAGCTCCGCGAGGAGCTGGAGCGCATCTCGCTGCCCTTCACCGAGGACAAGGCGCCCAGCGAGAGCGAGCTGCGCATCGCGCACGCCCAGCTCGTCGGCTGGCTGGAGGGGCTGTTCCACGGCATTCAGGCGGCGCTGGTCGCCCAGCAGATGGCCGCGCGGGTGCAGCTGGAGCAGATGCGCTCCGGCCGCGCCGCGCTGCCCAGCGGCCCGGGCGGGATGATCCCGGGCATGCCGGGCATGGGCCAGCCGCAGGGCGGCGAGGGCCACGGGACCGGCCAGTACCTCTGA
- a CDS encoding alpha/beta hydrolase family protein produces MSADPRAVLSRPAPPPDATVAYGGHPDQIADLRCPAGDGPARPLVVVVHGGFWRAEYDRTHTGPLAAALAALGHPVAQLEYRRTGQPGGGWPNTLTDVLAGVAALPGLAGPVLGDRILSGPPLLVGHSAGGHLALYAAASAPPTVGGVLALAPVADLVEAYRLDLDSGAVAALLGGGPEEHPERYAAADPRALVNGATPTVIVHGLLDRQVPVALSRSYVAAARAAGSPTRLIELAECEHFGLIDPESAAWPTVVDTLRSF; encoded by the coding sequence ATGTCCGCCGATCCGCGCGCCGTACTCAGCCGCCCCGCCCCGCCCCCGGACGCCACGGTGGCGTACGGCGGGCACCCGGACCAGATCGCCGACCTGCGCTGCCCGGCGGGCGACGGACCGGCGCGACCGCTCGTCGTCGTCGTGCACGGCGGGTTCTGGCGGGCCGAGTACGACCGCACCCACACGGGTCCGCTCGCGGCCGCCCTGGCGGCGCTCGGCCACCCGGTGGCCCAGTTGGAGTACCGGCGGACCGGGCAGCCGGGCGGCGGGTGGCCGAACACGCTGACCGACGTGCTGGCCGGGGTGGCGGCGCTGCCCGGGCTGGCCGGTCCGGTGCTGGGCGACCGGATCCTCTCCGGCCCGCCGCTGCTCGTCGGCCACTCGGCCGGCGGCCACCTCGCGCTGTACGCCGCGGCGTCCGCCCCGCCCACCGTCGGCGGGGTGTTGGCCCTGGCCCCGGTCGCCGACCTGGTCGAGGCGTACCGGCTGGACCTGGACTCCGGCGCGGTGGCCGCGCTGCTCGGCGGCGGTCCGGAGGAGCACCCCGAGCGATACGCCGCCGCCGACCCTCGCGCCCTGGTGAACGGAGCGACACCTACGGTGATCGTGCACGGTCTGCTGGACCGTCAGGTGCCGGTGGCCTTGAGCCGCTCGTACGTCGCGGCGGCGCGGGCGGCGGGCAGCCCGACGCGCCTGATCGAGCTGGCGGAATGCGAGCACTTCGGGCTAATCGATCCGGAGTCGGCCGCCTGGCCGACGGTGGTCGATACGCTGCGGTCCTTTTGA
- the ddaH gene encoding dimethylargininase, which translates to MVTVNQQRVPRKRTYLMCSPAHFAVEYAINPWMDVTTPVDADLAVKQWDRLRETLVGLGHDVHLLTPQAGLPDMVYAANGAFVVDGTVYGARFKHEQRAAEAAVHRAFYEQCGWRFIASNETNEGEGDFAYLPEAHGGLILAGHGFRTELPAHAEAQEALGRPVVSLRLVDPRFYHLDVALASIDDANVVYYPGAFSAASQKVLAQLFPDAVIADDADALAFGLNLVSDGLNVVLNSEATRLAGRFKAAGYNPVPVELAELKKGGGSVKCCIAELRH; encoded by the coding sequence TTGGTCACCGTGAACCAGCAGCGAGTCCCGCGAAAGCGGACATATCTCATGTGCTCGCCCGCGCATTTCGCCGTCGAGTACGCGATCAACCCGTGGATGGACGTCACCACGCCCGTCGACGCGGACCTGGCGGTCAAGCAGTGGGACCGGCTGCGCGAGACGCTGGTCGGTCTCGGCCACGACGTGCACCTGCTGACGCCCCAGGCCGGGCTGCCCGACATGGTGTACGCCGCCAACGGGGCGTTCGTGGTGGACGGGACGGTCTACGGCGCCCGGTTCAAGCACGAGCAGCGGGCCGCCGAGGCAGCCGTCCACCGGGCCTTCTACGAGCAGTGCGGCTGGCGGTTCATCGCCTCGAACGAGACCAACGAGGGCGAGGGCGACTTCGCGTACCTGCCGGAGGCGCACGGCGGGCTGATCCTCGCGGGCCACGGCTTCCGTACCGAGCTGCCGGCGCACGCGGAGGCGCAGGAGGCGCTGGGCCGCCCCGTGGTGTCGCTGCGCCTGGTCGACCCGCGCTTCTACCACCTGGACGTCGCGCTGGCCTCGATCGACGACGCGAACGTCGTCTACTACCCGGGCGCCTTCTCGGCGGCCAGCCAGAAGGTCCTCGCGCAGCTCTTCCCGGACGCGGTGATCGCCGACGACGCGGACGCCCTGGCCTTCGGCCTGAACCTGGTCAGCGACGGGCTGAACGTGGTCCTCAACAGCGAGGCGACCCGGCTCGCCGGCAGGTTCAAGGCCGCCGGGTACAACCCGGTGCCGGTCGAGCTGGCCGAGCTGAAGAAGGGCGGCGGCAGCGTGAAGTGCTGCATCGCCGAGCTGCGCCACTGA
- a CDS encoding Lrp/AsnC family transcriptional regulator → MQIDAVDQRIIALLVADARASYADIGSRVSLSAPAVKRRVDRLRAAGVIRGFTAVVDPAAVGWTTEAFVELFCAGRTTPAQIGVAARRHPEVVGAYTVSGEADALVHLRAADIAHLEEALERLRAEPFVTSTRSTIVLSRLVESPGVGPSTV, encoded by the coding sequence TTGCAGATAGACGCGGTAGACCAGCGAATCATTGCGTTGCTCGTGGCCGACGCCCGGGCGTCGTACGCCGACATCGGCAGCCGCGTCTCGCTGTCCGCCCCCGCGGTCAAGCGCCGGGTCGACCGGCTGCGCGCCGCGGGCGTGATCCGGGGATTCACGGCGGTCGTCGACCCGGCCGCGGTCGGCTGGACGACGGAGGCGTTCGTGGAGCTGTTCTGCGCCGGGCGGACCACCCCGGCCCAGATCGGGGTGGCCGCCCGCCGGCACCCGGAGGTCGTCGGGGCGTACACCGTCTCGGGGGAGGCGGACGCGCTGGTCCACCTGAGGGCGGCGGACATCGCCCACCTGGAGGAGGCGCTGGAGCGGCTGCGGGCGGAGCCGTTCGTCACCTCGACCCGGAGCACCATCGTGCTCTCCCGCCTGGTCGAGTCCCCCGGCGTCGGCCCGTCCACCGTCTGA
- a CDS encoding beta-propeller domain-containing protein, whose amino-acid sequence MTRATVTAAAGTLVALTLLAGSAAGLPHHAAEPPWAPPVGAVRLVSFDSCADALARLRAAAAESVSPWGLVPEAVDLLGGPVPAMGDVRRSRADASAGQAAPAEHSTTNNHEPDADEPDLVKTDGRRIVTVTGGVLRVTDPATRRITGRLDLAAGDDPGLPTNWPAATLLLHGDRALVLVRSAPRIPLVGGRRPVDEGEPGPRLLLVDLTGSPTLVGTYRIDGSLLDARLTGATARVVVRSHPRLVFPYRQEGTDEERLAANRAVIADADLDAWLPAYEWTEGDRRGAGRVGCDRLSATADSTGTSLLTVLSFDLTTGHLGDGDPVSVAADADTVYGTARSLYLAGVRERAGRPWRTGWVPSAGPAATAIYQFDTAAPGRPRYLAAGTVPGTLVNQYALSEWQGRLRVATTSGDSFGPRPATESAVYVLTRRDGTLTRTGAVTGLGRGERIHSVRFLGATGYVVTFRQTDPLYSLDLTNPAAPRVTGELKITGYSAYLHPVGEGRLLGVGQEANDQGRVQGLQVSLFDVADPARPARLARYHVPGAASTVEFDPHAFLYDAGTGLVALPVDNALRLLRLTGSSVAEVGRVAHTGGAPVTRSLLVGGVLWTVSDAGLRASDPAGAAELAWLPTT is encoded by the coding sequence ATGACACGGGCGACAGTCACCGCCGCGGCCGGCACGCTGGTCGCGTTGACCCTGCTGGCCGGGAGCGCGGCCGGGCTGCCGCACCACGCGGCGGAGCCGCCCTGGGCACCCCCGGTGGGGGCCGTCCGGCTGGTGTCCTTCGACTCGTGCGCCGACGCGCTGGCGCGGCTGCGGGCGGCGGCCGCCGAGTCGGTCAGCCCGTGGGGCCTCGTGCCCGAGGCGGTCGACCTGCTGGGCGGGCCCGTCCCCGCGATGGGCGATGTGCGGAGATCGCGCGCGGACGCGTCGGCCGGGCAGGCCGCGCCGGCGGAGCACTCGACCACGAACAACCACGAGCCGGACGCCGACGAGCCGGACCTGGTCAAGACCGACGGTCGGCGGATCGTCACCGTCACCGGCGGCGTGCTGCGGGTGACGGACCCGGCGACGCGGCGGATCACGGGCCGGCTGGACCTGGCCGCGGGTGACGACCCCGGGTTGCCCACCAACTGGCCGGCCGCGACCCTGCTGCTGCACGGCGACCGGGCGCTGGTGCTGGTCCGGTCGGCGCCGCGGATCCCGCTCGTGGGCGGGAGACGGCCGGTCGACGAGGGGGAGCCCGGCCCGCGGCTGCTGCTGGTGGACCTGACCGGGTCGCCGACGCTCGTCGGGACGTACCGGATCGACGGGAGCCTGCTCGACGCGCGGCTGACCGGCGCGACGGCCCGGGTGGTGGTCCGCTCGCACCCCCGGCTGGTCTTCCCGTACCGGCAGGAGGGCACCGACGAGGAACGGCTGGCGGCGAACCGGGCGGTGATCGCCGACGCCGACCTCGACGCCTGGCTGCCGGCGTACGAGTGGACCGAGGGTGACCGGCGCGGAGCGGGCCGGGTGGGCTGCGACCGGCTGAGCGCGACCGCCGACAGCACCGGCACGTCGCTACTCACCGTGCTCAGCTTCGACCTCACGACCGGGCACCTCGGCGACGGCGACCCGGTGAGCGTCGCCGCCGACGCGGACACCGTCTACGGGACGGCCCGCAGCCTCTACCTGGCCGGCGTGCGCGAGCGCGCCGGACGGCCCTGGCGGACCGGCTGGGTCCCCTCGGCCGGGCCGGCGGCCACCGCGATCTACCAGTTCGACACCGCCGCGCCGGGCCGGCCCCGCTACCTGGCCGCCGGCACCGTGCCGGGCACGCTCGTCAACCAGTACGCGCTGTCGGAGTGGCAGGGCCGGCTCCGGGTGGCCACCACCAGCGGCGACAGCTTCGGTCCGCGGCCGGCGACCGAGTCCGCCGTGTACGTGCTGACCCGCCGCGACGGCACCCTGACCCGCACCGGGGCGGTCACCGGGCTCGGCCGGGGCGAGCGGATCCACTCGGTGCGCTTCCTCGGCGCCACCGGGTACGTGGTGACCTTCCGGCAGACCGACCCGCTCTACTCGCTCGACCTGACGAACCCGGCCGCGCCCCGGGTCACCGGGGAGCTGAAGATCACCGGGTACTCGGCGTACCTGCACCCGGTGGGCGAGGGCCGGCTGCTCGGGGTGGGCCAGGAGGCGAACGACCAGGGACGGGTGCAGGGCCTCCAGGTCTCCCTGTTCGACGTGGCGGACCCGGCCCGGCCCGCCCGGCTGGCCCGGTACCACGTGCCGGGGGCCGCGTCGACGGTCGAGTTCGACCCGCACGCGTTCCTGTACGACGCCGGGACCGGCCTGGTGGCGCTGCCGGTCGACAACGCGCTGCGCCTGCTGCGGCTCACCGGCTCGTCCGTCGCGGAGGTCGGCCGGGTCGCGCACACAGGCGGCGCTCCGGTCACCCGGTCGCTGCTGGTCGGCGGCGTCCTGTGGACCGTCTCCGACGCCGGCCTGCGCGCCAGCGACCCGGCCGGCGCCGCCGAGCTGGCCTGGCTGCCGACAACCTGA
- a CDS encoding T3SS (YopN, CesT) and YbjN peptide-binding chaperone 1, whose protein sequence is MSVGHPSTPAGGPPGGASEQFEPILLDEPSTADLRAKVAEAWREFARALADRLRELPAGSHVELTLDPTASGTGDAVYSISVDIADSGRLSARAVGNATLPQGYRLDRAAVADMVALGWSPPGVLAGSGEHFGLAGETAEATRIAALLSRTLRDVYGAPHPAFLVYLIQDAEGEPVAVEALGTARGEFGTDRTAEADLDEALAAAQAVEGDVLDLAERVRTVVSTMLKSNADQLQVDSDGDINIRAGSAMVFVRVRDNPPLVDVFSPVLTEVEPTERLYVKLSELTNRMPIGRLYCADDTVWASIPVFGRNFQAGHLMLAVQVMTGLADELDDRLHGEFGGRRFFGEGDKPGRRDQGEHRTGMYL, encoded by the coding sequence ATGTCGGTAGGCCACCCCTCGACCCCCGCCGGAGGCCCGCCCGGCGGCGCGTCCGAGCAGTTCGAGCCGATCCTGCTCGACGAGCCGAGCACGGCTGACCTGCGGGCGAAGGTGGCGGAGGCTTGGCGGGAGTTCGCCCGGGCCCTCGCCGACCGGCTGCGCGAGCTGCCCGCCGGGTCCCACGTCGAGTTGACCCTCGACCCGACCGCCTCCGGCACCGGCGATGCCGTCTACTCGATCAGCGTGGACATCGCGGACTCCGGCCGGCTCTCGGCCCGGGCGGTCGGTAACGCGACGCTTCCGCAGGGCTACCGGCTGGACCGGGCCGCCGTGGCCGACATGGTCGCGCTGGGCTGGTCCCCGCCCGGGGTGCTCGCCGGCTCCGGCGAGCACTTCGGCCTGGCGGGCGAGACCGCCGAGGCGACCCGGATCGCCGCCCTGCTCTCCCGCACCCTGCGCGACGTGTACGGCGCGCCGCACCCGGCGTTCCTGGTCTACCTAATTCAGGACGCCGAGGGCGAGCCCGTGGCCGTGGAGGCGCTGGGCACCGCGCGCGGGGAGTTCGGCACGGACCGCACGGCCGAGGCCGACCTCGACGAGGCGTTGGCCGCCGCGCAGGCGGTGGAGGGCGACGTGCTGGACCTGGCGGAGCGGGTCAGGACGGTCGTCTCCACCATGCTCAAGTCCAACGCCGACCAGTTGCAGGTCGACTCGGACGGGGACATCAACATCCGGGCCGGGTCCGCCATGGTGTTCGTCCGGGTCCGCGACAATCCGCCCCTGGTCGACGTCTTCTCGCCGGTGCTCACCGAGGTCGAGCCCACCGAGCGGCTCTACGTGAAGCTCTCCGAGCTGACCAACCGGATGCCGATCGGCCGGCTCTACTGCGCCGACGACACGGTGTGGGCGTCCATCCCGGTGTTCGGCCGCAACTTCCAGGCGGGCCACCTGATGCTCGCGGTGCAGGTGATGACCGGCCTCGCCGACGAGCTCGACGACCGGCTGCACGGCGAGTTCGGCGGGAGGCGCTTCTTCGGCGAGGGCGACAAGCCGGGCCGGCGGGACCAGGGCGAGCACCGCACCGGCATGTACCTGTAA
- the mobA gene encoding molybdenum cofactor guanylyltransferase, with protein sequence MARNQDPPGSRRAGRPDRPVRSAGATPTHRRETVAGTCRGRRYRGRVTGYAAVVLAGGAARRMGGADKPALRVGGRPMRDRVLDAVADADLRVLVGPPGPVPEGVRSTRERPPGGGPVAALAAGLTLLPPGTTVVAVLAGDLPLLTAPAIGALRDRLAEPGVDGACYVDDEGRRQTLCGVWRVPALRAAVDRLAAARGGSVDGASLRALLGGLAVRDVRWPGGGPPPWFDCDTDEDVRRAEEWTR encoded by the coding sequence ATCGCGCGAAACCAAGATCCGCCGGGTTCGCGGCGGGCGGGACGGCCCGACCGCCCGGTCCGCTCGGCGGGGGCGACGCCGACGCATCGCCGGGAGACGGTGGCGGGCACGTGTCGGGGCCGGCGGTACCGTGGCCGGGTGACGGGCTACGCGGCGGTCGTGTTGGCGGGCGGGGCTGCCCGTCGGATGGGCGGCGCGGACAAGCCGGCCCTCCGGGTCGGCGGCCGGCCGATGCGCGACCGGGTGCTGGACGCGGTGGCCGACGCCGACCTCCGGGTGCTGGTCGGGCCGCCCGGGCCGGTGCCCGAGGGCGTCCGGTCGACCAGGGAACGCCCGCCCGGCGGAGGCCCGGTCGCGGCCCTCGCCGCCGGCCTGACTCTGCTCCCCCCGGGTACGACCGTCGTCGCCGTGCTGGCCGGCGACCTGCCCCTCCTGACCGCCCCCGCGATCGGTGCGCTGCGGGACCGGCTCGCCGAACCGGGCGTGGACGGCGCCTGCTACGTCGACGACGAGGGACGGCGGCAGACCCTGTGCGGCGTCTGGCGGGTGCCCGCGCTGCGGGCCGCCGTGGACCGGCTCGCGGCCGCGCGGGGTGGCTCGGTGGACGGCGCGTCGCTGCGGGCGCTGCTCGGCGGCCTCGCCGTTCGCGACGTGCGCTGGCCCGGCGGCGGCCCGCCGCCCTGGTTCGACTGCGACACTGACGAGGACGTACGCCGGGCGGAGGAGTGGACGCGATGA